Proteins encoded within one genomic window of Mauremys mutica isolate MM-2020 ecotype Southern chromosome 11, ASM2049712v1, whole genome shotgun sequence:
- the LOC123343556 gene encoding synaptotagmin-7-like isoform X2, whose product MSAFLGSPQDSSVLTAHLKSQSDEAVHLQMLLGVGLALLCFCLLLGCAVCWRRNERRNQSNRKEQAPTNTLVELGPALPSQTTTVPIQQQYVELEGEVLECAGNDSLGSPGAGSPPRSMLHGRASLPSIPFSQKLGLFSKTEPGWERRSTIFGETDKSSLLTCPVLGASVRQSSTMPGSISSASPKQWPQLHFILFYSQPEATLTVTVISVSHLPKGFRSSRDSYVKVYLLPKFIEPQRTAVRRKSLNPEFREQFQFGRYHLEELRGFTLRFAVYVKEFRSFRDSFIGEVMFPCAHVTWNPEAASSYTRELSTTKTKLKKCLSAQDMSYGAACSQSSSLGQLFIVLQYQALANRIKVLVRKAENLGRLTRMPGAPDHYVVIQFYCDGRVMDTKETKSIAGYNPVWNTPFLFNVPAGDIQEQQLCLEFTVMQARLYTRSCTLGRVLIGPHAPEAGLLHWKEMCCRGHVESARWHVIQPNVFSLSP is encoded by the exons AGCCAGAGCGATGAAGCAG TGCATTTGCAGATGCTCCTTGGAGTGGGGCTGGCTCTTCTGTGCTTCTGCCTTCTCCTGGGCTGTGCCGTGTGCTGGCGTCGAAATGAGAGGCGCAACCAGAGCAACAGGAAAGAGCAGGCACCGACCAACACTCTGGTGGAGCTGGGGCCTGCTCTGCCTTCCCAGACCACCACCGTGCCCATCCAGCAACAGTACGTGGAGCTAGAGGGAGAGGTGCTGGAATGTGCAGGGAATGACTCGCTGGGTTCTCCTGGAGCTGGCAGCCCGCCACGGAGCATGTTGCATGGGAGGGCCTCTTTACCCAGCATCCCTTTCTCCCAGAAGCTTGGCCTGTTCTCCAAGACAGAGCCGGGCTGGGAGCGCCGGTCCACCATCTTTGGGGAGACTGACAAGAGCAGCTTGCTGACTTGTCCTGTTCTGGGAGCCAGCGTCCGCCAGTCATCCACCATGCCAGGGAGCATCTCCAGCGCCAGCCCCAAGCAGTGGCCCCAACTCCACTTCATCCTGTTCTACTCCCAGCCTGAGGCCACACTCACTGTGACGGTGATCAGCGTGTCCCACCTGCCCAAGGGCTTTCGAAGCAGCCGGGACTCCTATGTCAAAGTGTACCTGCTCCCCAAGTTCATCGAGCCCCAGCGCACAGCTGTGCGCAGGAAGAGCCTCAACCCCGAGTTCCGAGAGCAGTTCCAGTTCGGCCGCTACCACCTGGAGGAGCTGAGGGGCTTCACCCTGCGCTTCGCTGTCTATGTGAAGGAGTTTCGCAGCTTCAGGGACTCCTTTATTGGGGAAGTGATGTTCCCGTGTGCCCACGTTACTTGGAACCCcgaggcagcctccagctacaCCCGGGAGCTGTCaaccaccaaaaccaaactcaaaaaG TGTCTCAGTGCTCAGGACATGAGCTACGGCGCTGCGTGCTCCCAGTCCTCGTCCCTGGGCCAGCTCTTCATTGTCCTCCAATACCAGGCTCTAGCCAATCGTATCAAGGTGCTGGTCCGCAAGGCAGAGAATCTGGGCCGGCTCACCCGCATGCCAGGGGCACCAG ACCACTACGTTGTCATTCAGTTTTACTGTGATGGGCGAGTCATGGACACGAAAGAGACCAAGTCCATAGCCGGCTACAACCCCGTGTGGAACACGCCCTTCCTCTTCAATGTCCCTGCAGGAGacatccaggagcagcagctgtgcCTGGAGTTCACTGTCATGCAG GCTCGTCTCTATACGCGCAGCTGCACCCTGGGCCGAGTGCTGATTGGGCCCCACGCCCCAGAGGCAGGGCTGCTCCACTGGAAGGAGATGTGCTGCCGAGGGCACGTGGAATCCGCGCGGTGGCATGTGATTCAGCCGAATGTTTTCAGTCTCTCCCCTTGA
- the LOC123343556 gene encoding synaptotagmin-7-like isoform X1, with protein MAYVDPEHPALTLCQAIIIFCKGMIEGVVALLFFWLFIQVLLNKHQQVHLQMLLGVGLALLCFCLLLGCAVCWRRNERRNQSNRKEQAPTNTLVELGPALPSQTTTVPIQQQYVELEGEVLECAGNDSLGSPGAGSPPRSMLHGRASLPSIPFSQKLGLFSKTEPGWERRSTIFGETDKSSLLTCPVLGASVRQSSTMPGSISSASPKQWPQLHFILFYSQPEATLTVTVISVSHLPKGFRSSRDSYVKVYLLPKFIEPQRTAVRRKSLNPEFREQFQFGRYHLEELRGFTLRFAVYVKEFRSFRDSFIGEVMFPCAHVTWNPEAASSYTRELSTTKTKLKKCLSAQDMSYGAACSQSSSLGQLFIVLQYQALANRIKVLVRKAENLGRLTRMPGAPDHYVVIQFYCDGRVMDTKETKSIAGYNPVWNTPFLFNVPAGDIQEQQLCLEFTVMQARLYTRSCTLGRVLIGPHAPEAGLLHWKEMCCRGHVESARWHVIQPNVFSLSP; from the exons ATGGCATATGTGGATCCTGAACACCCAGCTCTCACCCTTTGCCAGGCCATCATCATCTTCTGCAAAGGAATGATAGAAGGGGTGGTGGCTCTCCTCTTCTTCTGGCTGTTCATCCAAGTCCTGCTCAACAAACATCAGCAAG TGCATTTGCAGATGCTCCTTGGAGTGGGGCTGGCTCTTCTGTGCTTCTGCCTTCTCCTGGGCTGTGCCGTGTGCTGGCGTCGAAATGAGAGGCGCAACCAGAGCAACAGGAAAGAGCAGGCACCGACCAACACTCTGGTGGAGCTGGGGCCTGCTCTGCCTTCCCAGACCACCACCGTGCCCATCCAGCAACAGTACGTGGAGCTAGAGGGAGAGGTGCTGGAATGTGCAGGGAATGACTCGCTGGGTTCTCCTGGAGCTGGCAGCCCGCCACGGAGCATGTTGCATGGGAGGGCCTCTTTACCCAGCATCCCTTTCTCCCAGAAGCTTGGCCTGTTCTCCAAGACAGAGCCGGGCTGGGAGCGCCGGTCCACCATCTTTGGGGAGACTGACAAGAGCAGCTTGCTGACTTGTCCTGTTCTGGGAGCCAGCGTCCGCCAGTCATCCACCATGCCAGGGAGCATCTCCAGCGCCAGCCCCAAGCAGTGGCCCCAACTCCACTTCATCCTGTTCTACTCCCAGCCTGAGGCCACACTCACTGTGACGGTGATCAGCGTGTCCCACCTGCCCAAGGGCTTTCGAAGCAGCCGGGACTCCTATGTCAAAGTGTACCTGCTCCCCAAGTTCATCGAGCCCCAGCGCACAGCTGTGCGCAGGAAGAGCCTCAACCCCGAGTTCCGAGAGCAGTTCCAGTTCGGCCGCTACCACCTGGAGGAGCTGAGGGGCTTCACCCTGCGCTTCGCTGTCTATGTGAAGGAGTTTCGCAGCTTCAGGGACTCCTTTATTGGGGAAGTGATGTTCCCGTGTGCCCACGTTACTTGGAACCCcgaggcagcctccagctacaCCCGGGAGCTGTCaaccaccaaaaccaaactcaaaaaG TGTCTCAGTGCTCAGGACATGAGCTACGGCGCTGCGTGCTCCCAGTCCTCGTCCCTGGGCCAGCTCTTCATTGTCCTCCAATACCAGGCTCTAGCCAATCGTATCAAGGTGCTGGTCCGCAAGGCAGAGAATCTGGGCCGGCTCACCCGCATGCCAGGGGCACCAG ACCACTACGTTGTCATTCAGTTTTACTGTGATGGGCGAGTCATGGACACGAAAGAGACCAAGTCCATAGCCGGCTACAACCCCGTGTGGAACACGCCCTTCCTCTTCAATGTCCCTGCAGGAGacatccaggagcagcagctgtgcCTGGAGTTCACTGTCATGCAG GCTCGTCTCTATACGCGCAGCTGCACCCTGGGCCGAGTGCTGATTGGGCCCCACGCCCCAGAGGCAGGGCTGCTCCACTGGAAGGAGATGTGCTGCCGAGGGCACGTGGAATCCGCGCGGTGGCATGTGATTCAGCCGAATGTTTTCAGTCTCTCCCCTTGA